The nucleotide window ATAACTTTCTGAAATTTCAGTAATATGCTTATGTAAGATAGTGGCTACCATTTTTGAATCCTGAAGTTCAAAAACATTTCCTTTAGATAAATGAATTTTTACTCCTCCAATATACTTTTTCCCTTCATAATCAAAAGTAAATACTATGTCAGGAGAAACTAATATTTCTACACCTTCAATATAAGTTGACTTATTTACTCTTCTTTTAATGATTGTCAAATCATGATTTTTAAAAATCTCAGGAATGTCAATATCTAAAAACTTTCTCATAGCCAACAATGATGAAGCTCTGTTATTAATTTGCTGGGGCTTACTAACTATTTTATTTTTAAGTTTTTCTAAACCTTTAATAATTGGCTCTTCGTTTCCATTTTCAGATAAAGATTTTTTAATGCAAGCCCTAGGTGTTTGATACCATCCAACTTTTAAAATTGGAGGTTTTTTTGAATCTCTAATAATTCTTTTTTTCCTAGCATCTGTACCTTTAGAGAAATCTACTAAAGGATTTATTGATATTTTATACTTCATTACTTTTTTAATTTATGTTATTTATTAACTATTTTCTTTTTTTGTTAATAAAATTCGATTAAATAGCCATTAACAAAGGTCATAAGGCTTTGATAATCTGACTGAAAATTTAGACACATAAACTTGGCAAAAAGAATCCTAATTTGTAGTTTTGAAAAACAAAAGGGAGGTTGAGTATCCTCAAGATTCTTTTTTTGAAATAAATTTAAGCCCTCGAAAGCAAAAAATTTAGATTTTTACCAAGAAGCGATATGTCCAGTATCGCTTTTTTATTGCTTGTAATTTTTTCTCTTTATTTATTATTTTTAACTATTTATAATAAAGAGAAGCCTTTCGACTTCTCTTTTCAACTTTTAATTTATTTGGTTTAAGAACCACACATTAAACAATCATCATCTGGTCCTGCTCCTTTAGAAGCATCTACCATTGCTTTAAATTCTGCTGGTGTCATTGGCTTTTCTTCTTCAATAACTTCTGCTTTCTTCTCTTTAGAAACTGTAAACTGAATTGCATTTACTGCAGATTTAGTTCTTAAATAATACATACCAGTTTTTAAACCAGACTTCCAAGCATAGAAATGCATAGACGTTAATTTTCCATAATCTGGGTCTTTTAAGAATAAGTTTAATGATTGAGATTGATCGATAAAGTATCCTCTATGACGTGCCATATCAATAATATCTTTCATACTCATTTCCCAAACTGTTTTATATAATTCTCTTAAATCAGCAGGAATTTCTTCTATGTGTTGTATAGAACCATTTGCACGCATAATGCTTTCTTTCATATCATTATCCCACAAACCTAATTCTACTAAGTCTTCTAATAAGTGTTTGTTTACTACAATAAACTCACCAGATAAAACTCTTCTTGTATAAATATTAGAAGTATATGGTTCAAAAGCTTCATTGTTACCTAAAATTTGAGAAGTAGAAGCTGTTGGCATTGGAGCAACTAATAAAGAGTTTCTTACACCATGCTTCATTACATTTTTACGTAGTTTTTCCCAATCCCAATTACCACTTAATTCATCATCATTTACACCCCACATGTTAAATTGGAATTCTCCCTCAGACATTGGAGATCCTTTAAATGTAGAATATGGTTCTTTTGCTTTTGCAATTTCCATAGATGAAGTTACAGCTGCAAAATACATGGTTTCAAAAATATCTTGATTTAGTTTTTTTGCTTCATCGCTTGTAAAAGGTAAACGTAAGTTGATGAAAGTATCTGCTAATCCTTGAATACCTAAACCTACTGGTCTGTGTCTAAAATTTGAGTTTTCTGCTTCTTTTACAGGATAAAAATTAGCATCAATTACTGTATCTAAATTACGTGTTACTTTTTTAGTAACATCAAATAATTTTTTGTGGTTAAAGTACTTCTCTCCATTTTCTCTTTCAGAAACAAACATTGGCAATGCAATAGAAGCCAAGTTACATACAGCAACCTCATCTTTTGCAGTATATTCCATAATTTCTGTACATAAGTTTGATGAACGAATTGTACCTAAATTTTTCTGGTTTGTTTTTCTGTTTACTGCATCTTTATACAACATGTAAGGAGTTCCTGTCTCAATTTGAGATTCTAAAATCTTCTCCCATAATTCACGAGCTTTAATGGTTTTTCTTCCTTTACCTGCAGCTTCGTAACTTGTATATAATCGTTCAAACTCTTCTCCATAAGTATCATATAAATGAGGACATTCATGAGGACACATTAATGTCCACTCACCATCTTCTTGTACACGTTTCATGAATAAATCTGAAATCCACATTGCATAGAATAAATCTCTTGCACGCATTTCTTCTTTACCATGATTTTTCTTTAAATCTAAAAAGTCGAAAATATCTGCATGCCAAGGCTCTAAATACATTGCAAAAGAACCTTTACGTTTACCTCCACCTTGATCTACATAACGTGCTGTATCGTTAAAAACACGTAACATTGGCACAATACCATTAGAGGTACCATTTGTACCTGCAATGTAAGAACCTGTAGCTCTAATATTGTGTAAAGACAAACCAATACCTCCTGCAGATTGAGAAATCTTTGCAGTTTGCTTTAGTGTGTCATAGATACCTTCAATACTATCATCTTGCATTTGTAATAAGAAACAAGAAGACATTTGTGGTTTTGGTGTACCTGAGTTAAAAAGAGTTGGAGTTGCATGCGTAAAGTATTTTTTACTCATTAACTCATAAGTTGCAATAGCCTCATCAATATCATTTTTATGAATACCAATAGAAACACGCATTAACATGTGTTGTGGACGTTCTGCAATCTGACCATTCAATTTTAATAAGTATGAACGCTCTAAAGTTTTAAAACCAAAGTAATCGTAGTTAAAATCTCTGTTATAAATAATGGTAGAATCTAGCTTTTCTGCATTTGCTTTAATGATTTCATACACATCATCTGCTAATAATGGTGCCTTTTTTTCTGTACGTGGGTTTACATAATAGTATAAATCATCCATTGTTTCTGAGAATGATTTCTTAGTGTTTTTATGTAGGTTAGACACAGCAATTCTTGCAGCTAATTTTGCGTAATCTGGATGAGCAGTAGTCATAGTTGCCGCAGTTTCTGCAGCTAAATTATCTAACTCTGATGTAGTTACACCATCATACAAACCTTCTATAACACGCATGGCTACTTTTACTGGATCAACAATTTTGTTTAATCCATAACACATTTTTTTAACTCTGGCAGTGATCTTATCGAACATCACTGGCTCTTTTTTGCCATCTCTTTTAACTACGTACATAGGTTTGTTTGTTTTATTTAATTACTTATTTATTTAGCCGACAAAACATCCACATTTGGCGGCTTTTTATTTTTGATCTGATGAGAATTCATCAGAATGAATTTATTTTATGAAGATTTAGTTTTTTAAACTAGAAATCTGAATCGAAACTAATACTACCTGTTCCTCCAGATTTTACTCCTGCTTTTTGGTATTCTGAAACTCTTTTTTCGAAGAAGTTTGTTTTTCCCTCTAAAGAAATCATTTCCATAAAATCGAATGGATTTGTAACATCATATACTTTATCACAACCAAACTCTAGTAACAATCTATCTGTTACAAACTCTAAGTATTGTGTCATTAATTTTGCATTCATACCAATTAAACTCACTGGTAATGACTCTGTTACAAACTCTCTTTCTATTTCTAAAGCATCAACAATAATTTCTTTAATTCTTTCTTTAGGTACTCTGTTTACAATATGATTGTTGTGTAAGTGTACAGCAAAATCACAATGCATACCTTCATCTCTAGAAATTAATTCGTTAGAGAATGTTAATCCAGGTAATAAACCTCTTTTCTTTAACCAGAAAATAGAACAGAAAGCTCCTGAAAAGAAAATACCTTCTACTGCAGCAAACGCAATTAAACGCTCTGCAAAAGAATCAGATTCAATCCATTTTAATGCCCAGTCTGCTTTTTTCTTAATAGCAGGAAAAACCTCAATCGCTCTAAACAATCTATCTTTTTCTACTTCATCTTTAACGTAAGTATCAATTAATAATGAATATGTTTCTGAATGAATGTTTTCCATCATTATTTGAAAACCATAGAAAAATTTAGCCTCTGAATATTGCACTTCATTTACAAAGTTCTCTGCTAAGTTTTCATTTACAATACCATCTGACGCTGCAAAAAAAGCTAATATATGTTTAATGAAATAACGCTCATCATCTGTTAACTTTGTTGTCCAGTCTACTAAATCTGAATGTAAATCAATTTCTTCAGCAGTCCAAAAGCAAGCTTGTTGTTTTTTATACCATTCCCATAAATCATTATGTTGAATTGGGAAAATTACAAAGCGATTATCATTTGGTTGTAAAATTGGTTCTTGTTTAGACATTGTATTGTGTAATTTGAGCGTTATTGAATGTTATTTAATCGTTAAGAACGACCTCTACAAATATTGAAAATTTTGTTCCAAAAAGAAAGTCTTACTTATTCACAAATCCCTTGAAGTTTTTAACAAAATGAAAATAATCATAAAAAAACGCCATTTCCACAAATTACCTAAGTATCATATTATCAGGGTTTTAAAATGTTAAAAATTCCTTAAAGCCTAATTCTATTGACATTCTTAAAAACGCATTTTGAAAATTTTGTTTTGAGCATTTTGAAAGAGTAGAAATCCAATCAAAATAATTTTAACGTTAAACAAAATCAATAATTTTTATAAAATGCAAAACGTAATACATTATATAGTATCTTTGTTCTATTATTAACATTTATTATATAACAAAGTGAAAAACGGAACAGTAAAATTCTTCAACGAATCTAAAGGATTTGGATTTGTAATTGAAGACGGTTCAAAAACAGAGTATTTTGTACACGTATCAGGATTAATTGACGAGATTAGAGAAGGTGATGCAGTAGAATTTGACCTGAAAGAAGGTAGAAAAGGTTTAAACGCAGTAGACGTTAGAGTTATCTAATTATATTATTTAGAATTTTTTTACATAAGAACAAGTCGCTTAATTTTTTTTAAGCGACTTTTTTTTGCCTTATTTTTGCATAAATATTTTACTTCGGATGAAAAAAAGGTTTCCACAAATTGTACAAATTGCTATTATTTCTCTTTACCTTATTTTTCTAGCAGGTTCTATTGTTAGGATGACAGGTTCTGGAATGGGTTGTCCTGATTGGCCAAAATGTTTTGGTTATTACATACCACCAACTTCTGAAGAACAAATTATCTGGAAACCAAACACTGAATTTAAAGAAGGATTTATTATTATTAAAGATGAAGTGTTATTTGTAGCTGAAAAAGATTTAACTACTTCTAGTGAATTTGACGCTAATAATTGGTCTGAATACACTAAACACGATTATAATATTTTTAATGTTTTCCATACTTGGACAGAGTACATCAACAGATTAGTGTCTGTTTTAGCAGGCTTTGTATTTCTGTTTCTTATTTATGGTTCAACTAAATTTTGGAAAGAAAATAAAACCATTACACTTCTGTCTTTTGGAGCTTTCTTTTTAATGCTGTTTGAGGCTTGGTTAGGAAAAACCGTAATTGAAAGTAATTTAACACCAACTATTATAACTATTCATATGGTTGTTGGTTTAATTATTATTGCACTTTTACTTAATTTAAAGTACATAATTTCTGATCAGAAAACCTACCCTTACAATGCCTTGTTTAATAAATTACTTATTATTTCTGTAATTTTTTCTTTGGTTCAAATTGCAATGGGTACTCAAGTAAGACAATTTATAGACGAACAAGTAAAACTATTTGGATTTGAAAATAAGAATCATAGCTTAATGAATCCTAGCTTTAAATTCTATTTTCACAGATCTTTTACTATTGCAATTGTTTTGGTAAACTTTGGCTTGTTCTATATTAATCAAGTAAAAAAATTAGGTTACAAGCTAATTAATTGGATTGTTTTCTTAATTTTCTTAGAAGCAATTACAGGAATATTAATGTACTATGCAGAAATTCCTATAGGAACACAAGCTATACATTTAATGGCTGGTGCACTGTTATTTGGAATGCAGTTCTATCTATGGCTTCAAAGTAGAAAAACAGTTAGCAATTAACAAAAATTAAAAACGTTTTATTTATTTACAAACCACTAGGAATATTGAATTCTAAGGATGTGCATTTACCCAAACCTCACCATCAGAAAAATATTCTTTTTTCCAAATTGGTACTGTTTCTTTAAGGGTATCAATTGCAAATTCACAAGCCAAAAAAGCAGCTTTTCTGTGCTTAGCTGATGCTGTAATAATAACAGGGATTTCACCAATTTGTAACATACCTTCTGCATGATGTATGGCTATTTTATGAATTTCAAAATCTTGTAAAGCTTTATCTGCAATTTTTTGCATCTCTTTAAGAGCCATAGGTTTATAAGTAGAGAAATCTAGTTGCAACACCTCTTTACCTTCAGTATCATTTCTCACAGTACCAACAAATGTGGTAATTCCTCCACAAACATCATCTTCTACAAATGCATAACATTCTTGCAGGTTTAATTTACTCGAGGTTATTTTTATTGAAGTTCTTTGCATACATCAACAAAAATAATAATTCGCAATGTATCTTTGCAAGTAAATGAGAATTAGTTAGAAAATGAAAACAGCATTTAGAATTATTAGCTTTTTAGAAGGAGTTTCTTATTTACTATTACTTTTTATTGCAACACCTATAAAGTATTTACAAGGTGATGCTTCTTATGTGAAACTACTAGGCATGCCTCATGGAATATTATTTATGCTTTATGTGGTTCTTGCAATTGTTATTCAGAAAGAAATGACATGGAACAACAAAACCTTAGGCATTGTTTTAGTATGTTCTATAATACCTTTTGGTACTTTTTATGTTGATAAGAAATATTTACGATAATTAACCTCCACTTACAGGTGGAATTACTGCTACAACATCATTATCCTTTATTACAAGATCATTAGTTGCATAGCTTTCATTTAGAGCAATTGCGTACGTTTTAATCTTATCTAGAGAAGAGTATTTTTCTTGTAAATAATCTTTAAAATCTGCAACTGATATCGCTTTTTCTAAAGTTACTTCCAGTTGATTTTCTCCTACCAAATCTGAAGAAATCCCGAAAAACAAAACTGTTATTTTCATTCTGTAAAGGTATTAAAACAAACTAATTCTAAAGACCAAACCACTTTCTTTTACATCTCCATATTGCGCATTTACGTATGCTACTCTTAAAAATCGGTATTTACCAAAACCTAAATTATCTAAACCTACAGAATATTCTGTATATGGTTTTTTATCTGCCATAAATAAAGCTTTACCTCCAGCAACTAAATGAAAATTAAGTTTGTTTAATAATGGTATTTTACCCAAAACAGAACCTTTAAAATTATGTTCTACATGCATTTCTGCATATTTATCATTGGTATAATATTGATAATAATCTAGTAAATTAAAACTATTTAATTCTCTGTCTATAGGAAACAAAAGCTGATTTCCATTAGCCTGTAAATTATCCATAAAAGCAATATCTTTTTGCTTTACAAATGATGCTGCTCTTAAGTTATATGCAAACTTACCAAAGTTACCAGCGTTAATATTTTGCCTAACACTTGCAATAAATAAATCTGAATTTAAGGCCTTATTTTCTGCTCCAAATCTTTTAATATAATTCACAGAAATTGTTGGGTATTTATTATTACCCTGATTTACTTTACGGTCTGGATAACTCAAGTATTTTTGTCCAAATACAATGGTTGTTCCTAGATTTAAAGTAGCTATTTTATGCTCTGTAAAAGCAGCATTTACAAAATCAGTTGGATCTAAAGGATTGTTAGAAGTATAACCATTGGTTTCTGATTTGGCAAAAGAATAATCTGTTGTATTAAATAAAGGTGTTCGTTTTGCATACTCTAAAGATCCTGAAAAATATAACCCGTTTTTCACCTCTTCAGAATACGAGATTCTAGCAAACGTTTTCTCGTAAATTTTCATGTAATTCTGTCTATAAAACAAAGATGCTATGGTATTGTTTAATCTAAAAATTGGATTTCTACCATTAAATTGCGGAGTTACAATTCCTCCAGAAATTGTCATTCTTGGTCTAGACAAATTATTCCATTTTTTAGTGAATGAAAAAGTTGGTCTTAATTTTTTATCAGAAAAACCATAATTTAAATTGGCTGAAGCATTCCACCATTTACCCTGTTCATTAATTTGCTCAAAATAACTTACACCTGCAGAAGTATACATACCTTGCACAGTGTTAAAACCTGTTCTTAACAAAGGCCCATTAAAAGAAAACGTTCTGTTTTTATAAGAGTTTCTGTAAGAGTAACCCAATAAAGGATCTGACCAATTGAATTTATTTCCTTTAGCATCTATAGAATCTAAATACTTTTTAGATTTTCGAATTACCTTAATACTATCTTTTATTTTATAGTCTCTTACCTCTTCTTGAGTTAAAGAAACTGGCCTTAATTCATTCCAAAAAACACTGTCTTTTTTAGTTGCATTTTCTTCGAAAGAAAGTACCTCATTTGTGAATGTATCCTCTGTAAAATTAGGATTGAAATCATAATCTGAATAAACATAAGAGAATTTTCCTTTGGGTTTAAAACCAAAAATTGATATATCAAAATCTATAGATTGACTAATTAAAACCCAAGCATCAATATTTTCTGAATAAGCATACCCTTGTTTTAAACCTAATGAATTTACAAAAGGTAAATTTACTTGCACTCCAGAAGTTACTAAATCACACCCATAAATTGCCCAATCATTCTCTACAATATAAATAGAACCTTCAAAAACTCGATCATTATTTCTTCTTGGTATCAATTTAATTTTGTTGATGAGTCTTCCATTAGAATCATAAAAGGTACCTTCTAATTTATACTTGTAATAACTAAATGCATTGTTAGAAATAGGCGAAACTAAATCGTTAAAAACCTCTATGCTGTTTTCATATAAATTGATGTTTGAATCTTCTGCCCTATTAAAACTTACTCCATTATCTTCTCCAGAAACCTTACTAGCTACAATCTTTTCTTTAAACTTTTTAGGCTTTTTCTGAAACGATATGTTAGAAAAAGTTTCAGATAAATAAATAATTCCACTTCTGGTTGAGTCTAAACCACCTCCAAAATCACCTGTGCTTTGTCCGAAAAACTTTTCTGGAGCGTCTTTAATTCTGGTTAAACCTCTAGAATAAAATTTGGCTGTATAATTGGCATATTTGTCTGTATTTTTACTTTTAGCAGCAATTGTATTTCTTATAATTACGTTAGCAGGGTTTTCATCTGTAGAGATAGAAATCTCACTTAATTGCACGCTTTCTTCTTCTAAAACAGCATCTAACGTAAATGGCAATTGTGTTATTGCAACTTTCTTTTTTAATGTTTTGTACCCTAAGAACTGAAAAACAATCGTGTATTTTCCCTTTGATGCTATATCTAAAACGTAGGCTCCATTATCATTAGAAGTAGTTCCATTTACAGTTTTGTCCAAATAAATACTTACAAAAGAAAGTGGCTCTCCTTTAGTGTCTGTAACAACACCTTTTACTTGTGCAAATTGTATTGATGTGATACACAAAAAAAGTAAAAAAGTAAATTTCTTCATGGTTGGTTTTGTTGTATAGACGCAAACATATACTTTCTGTTACAAGAAATTCTTTAAAAATTGTTAAACATCTAGTGTTAAATAAGATTAAATATGAAGAAAATCAAGAATTTCTATTAGTAACCTATATGAATTCAATTTCCAAAAACAGCCTAATTATCACTTAAAAATACTTTTTTAACTTGATTACAAGAGCATCATTTAGAAAGAGTTTAGATAACTAAAAAGAATAGAAAACATATTACAACTCTTACACTGAAAAGTATATATTTGTAGGTCTAAATAAAGGAAACAAGTATTTATGAGTAATTCAAGAAAAAGACACGAAGCACTACTTTATCACGCAAAACCAAAGCCTGGTAAAATTGCAGTTGTACCCACAAAGAAATACGCAACCCAACATGATTTAGCACTTGCCTACTCTCCAGGAGTTGCAGAGCCTTGTTTAGAAATTGCAAAAGATAAAAACAACATTTACAAATACACTTCTAAAGGTAATTTAGTAGCAGTAATTTCTAATGGAACTGCTGTTTTAGGCTTGGGTGATATTGGACCTGAAGCCTCTAAACCTGTAATGGAAGGTAAAGGTTTACTTTTCAAAATATTTGCAGATATTGATGTTTTTGATATTGAAGTTGATGCTACAGATGTGGATAAATTTATTGAAACTGTAAAAGCAATTGCACCAACTTTTGGAGGTATAAATCTTGAGGATATTAAAGCTCCAGAAGCTTTTGAGATAGAAACTCGTTTAAAAGAAGAATTAGATATACCTGTAATGCATGATGATCAGCATGGAACTGCTATTATTTCTGCAGCTGCTCTAAAAAATGCCATCGAAATTACAGGCAAAGACATTACAAAACTTAAGATTATTGTAAATGGTGCAGGAGCTGCAGCCATTTCTTGTACACGTTTGTATTTAGAATTAGGTGCTGTTAGAGAAAACATCATCATGTGTGACAGTAAAGGAGTTATTAGAAAAGATAGAGATAACTTAACCTCACAAAAAGCAGAATTTGCTACACATCAAGATGTAAACACTTTAGAAGAAGCCATGCAAAATGCTGATGTATTTATTGGGCTTTCTACAGGTAATATTGTTTCTCCAGAAATGCTATTATCTATGGGTAAAAACCCAATAGTATTTGCAATGGCAAACCCTGTTCCAGAAATAGAATATGATTTAGCAATAGCCACAAGAGATGATATTATTATGGCTACTGGAAGATCAGATCATCCTAACCAAGTAAACAATGTACTTGGTTTCCCTTTTATTTTTAGAGGTGCTTTAGATGTAAGAGCTACTAAAATAAATGAGGAAATGAAATTGGCTGCTGTACATGCATTAGCTGATTTAGCTAAAAAATCTGTACCAGAACAAGTAAATATTGTTTACGATGAAGTAAGCTTAAATTTCGGAAAAGAATATATAATACCAAAACCTTTCGATCCAAGATTAATTTATGAAATTCCACCAGCAATTGCCAAAGCTGCCATGGATTCTGGAGTAGCTTTAGAACCAATTTCTGATTGGGATGCATATAGAGAAGAATTAATGGAACGTTCTGGATCTGGAAGTAAGGAGATTAGACAAATTCACAACAGAGCAAAAAGAAATAAAAAACGTATTGTGTTTGCAGAGGCAGATCATTTAGATGTATTAAAAGCTGCACAAAGAATACAAGAAGAAAAATTAGGACTACCTATTTTATTGGGTAGAAAAGAGGTAATACTAGAACTGAAAGAAGAAATTGGTTTTACAGCAGATGTACCAATTTTTGACCCAAAAACAGACGAAGAAAGTGAAAGAAGAGATCGTTTTGGAGTTGCTTATTGGGAGTCTAGACAACGTAAAGGAAGAACATTAACAGAGGCTAAAAAATTAATGCGCGAGCGTAATTATTTTGCTGCAATGATGGTTAATGTTGGTGAAGCAGATGCTTTAATTACAGGTTACTCTAGGCCTTACCCAACAGTGATTAGACCAATATTAGAATCTATTCAAAAAGACAATGGTATCTCAAAAGTTGCAGCCTGTAATTTAATGCTTACCAAACAAGGCCCAATGTTTTTGGCAGATACTACCATTAACTTAAATCCTACTGCTAAGGATTTAGTTAAGATTTCACAAATGACTTCTAATTTAGTTAAAATGTTTGGTATGAAACCAAATGTTGCAATGTTATCATTTTCAAACTTTGGTTCAACTAAAAATGAATCTTCACAAAAAATTAGAGAAGCTGTTTCGTATATACATCGTAATTTTCCAAATGCTGTAGTTGATGGCGAAATTCAGGCAGATTTTGCTTTAAACCCAG belongs to Polaribacter dokdonensis and includes:
- a CDS encoding ribonucleoside-diphosphate reductase subunit alpha, which translates into the protein MYVVKRDGKKEPVMFDKITARVKKMCYGLNKIVDPVKVAMRVIEGLYDGVTTSELDNLAAETAATMTTAHPDYAKLAARIAVSNLHKNTKKSFSETMDDLYYYVNPRTEKKAPLLADDVYEIIKANAEKLDSTIIYNRDFNYDYFGFKTLERSYLLKLNGQIAERPQHMLMRVSIGIHKNDIDEAIATYELMSKKYFTHATPTLFNSGTPKPQMSSCFLLQMQDDSIEGIYDTLKQTAKISQSAGGIGLSLHNIRATGSYIAGTNGTSNGIVPMLRVFNDTARYVDQGGGKRKGSFAMYLEPWHADIFDFLDLKKNHGKEEMRARDLFYAMWISDLFMKRVQEDGEWTLMCPHECPHLYDTYGEEFERLYTSYEAAGKGRKTIKARELWEKILESQIETGTPYMLYKDAVNRKTNQKNLGTIRSSNLCTEIMEYTAKDEVAVCNLASIALPMFVSERENGEKYFNHKKLFDVTKKVTRNLDTVIDANFYPVKEAENSNFRHRPVGLGIQGLADTFINLRLPFTSDEAKKLNQDIFETMYFAAVTSSMEIAKAKEPYSTFKGSPMSEGEFQFNMWGVNDDELSGNWDWEKLRKNVMKHGVRNSLLVAPMPTASTSQILGNNEAFEPYTSNIYTRRVLSGEFIVVNKHLLEDLVELGLWDNDMKESIMRANGSIQHIEEIPADLRELYKTVWEMSMKDIIDMARHRGYFIDQSQSLNLFLKDPDYGKLTSMHFYAWKSGLKTGMYYLRTKSAVNAIQFTVSKEKKAEVIEEEKPMTPAEFKAMVDASKGAGPDDDCLMCGS
- a CDS encoding ribonucleotide-diphosphate reductase subunit beta, with the protein product MSKQEPILQPNDNRFVIFPIQHNDLWEWYKKQQACFWTAEEIDLHSDLVDWTTKLTDDERYFIKHILAFFAASDGIVNENLAENFVNEVQYSEAKFFYGFQIMMENIHSETYSLLIDTYVKDEVEKDRLFRAIEVFPAIKKKADWALKWIESDSFAERLIAFAAVEGIFFSGAFCSIFWLKKRGLLPGLTFSNELISRDEGMHCDFAVHLHNNHIVNRVPKERIKEIIVDALEIEREFVTESLPVSLIGMNAKLMTQYLEFVTDRLLLEFGCDKVYDVTNPFDFMEMISLEGKTNFFEKRVSEYQKAGVKSGGTGSISFDSDF
- a CDS encoding cold-shock protein, which translates into the protein MKNGTVKFFNESKGFGFVIEDGSKTEYFVHVSGLIDEIREGDAVEFDLKEGRKGLNAVDVRVI
- a CDS encoding COX15/CtaA family protein codes for the protein MKKRFPQIVQIAIISLYLIFLAGSIVRMTGSGMGCPDWPKCFGYYIPPTSEEQIIWKPNTEFKEGFIIIKDEVLFVAEKDLTTSSEFDANNWSEYTKHDYNIFNVFHTWTEYINRLVSVLAGFVFLFLIYGSTKFWKENKTITLLSFGAFFLMLFEAWLGKTVIESNLTPTIITIHMVVGLIIIALLLNLKYIISDQKTYPYNALFNKLLIISVIFSLVQIAMGTQVRQFIDEQVKLFGFENKNHSLMNPSFKFYFHRSFTIAIVLVNFGLFYINQVKKLGYKLINWIVFLIFLEAITGILMYYAEIPIGTQAIHLMAGALLFGMQFYLWLQSRKTVSN
- a CDS encoding molybdenum cofactor biosynthesis protein MoaE; this translates as MQRTSIKITSSKLNLQECYAFVEDDVCGGITTFVGTVRNDTEGKEVLQLDFSTYKPMALKEMQKIADKALQDFEIHKIAIHHAEGMLQIGEIPVIITASAKHRKAAFLACEFAIDTLKETVPIWKKEYFSDGEVWVNAHP
- a CDS encoding DUF3817 domain-containing protein is translated as MKTAFRIISFLEGVSYLLLLFIATPIKYLQGDASYVKLLGMPHGILFMLYVVLAIVIQKEMTWNNKTLGIVLVCSIIPFGTFYVDKKYLR
- a CDS encoding MoaD/ThiS family protein; translation: MKITVLFFGISSDLVGENQLEVTLEKAISVADFKDYLQEKYSSLDKIKTYAIALNESYATNDLVIKDNDVVAVIPPVSGG
- a CDS encoding DUF5686 and carboxypeptidase regulatory-like domain-containing protein, encoding MKKFTFLLFLCITSIQFAQVKGVVTDTKGEPLSFVSIYLDKTVNGTTSNDNGAYVLDIASKGKYTIVFQFLGYKTLKKKVAITQLPFTLDAVLEEESVQLSEISISTDENPANVIIRNTIAAKSKNTDKYANYTAKFYSRGLTRIKDAPEKFFGQSTGDFGGGLDSTRSGIIYLSETFSNISFQKKPKKFKEKIVASKVSGEDNGVSFNRAEDSNINLYENSIEVFNDLVSPISNNAFSYYKYKLEGTFYDSNGRLINKIKLIPRRNNDRVFEGSIYIVENDWAIYGCDLVTSGVQVNLPFVNSLGLKQGYAYSENIDAWVLISQSIDFDISIFGFKPKGKFSYVYSDYDFNPNFTEDTFTNEVLSFEENATKKDSVFWNELRPVSLTQEEVRDYKIKDSIKVIRKSKKYLDSIDAKGNKFNWSDPLLGYSYRNSYKNRTFSFNGPLLRTGFNTVQGMYTSAGVSYFEQINEQGKWWNASANLNYGFSDKKLRPTFSFTKKWNNLSRPRMTISGGIVTPQFNGRNPIFRLNNTIASLFYRQNYMKIYEKTFARISYSEEVKNGLYFSGSLEYAKRTPLFNTTDYSFAKSETNGYTSNNPLDPTDFVNAAFTEHKIATLNLGTTIVFGQKYLSYPDRKVNQGNNKYPTISVNYIKRFGAENKALNSDLFIASVRQNINAGNFGKFAYNLRAASFVKQKDIAFMDNLQANGNQLLFPIDRELNSFNLLDYYQYYTNDKYAEMHVEHNFKGSVLGKIPLLNKLNFHLVAGGKALFMADKKPYTEYSVGLDNLGFGKYRFLRVAYVNAQYGDVKESGLVFRISLF
- a CDS encoding NADP-dependent malic enzyme, whose amino-acid sequence is MSNSRKRHEALLYHAKPKPGKIAVVPTKKYATQHDLALAYSPGVAEPCLEIAKDKNNIYKYTSKGNLVAVISNGTAVLGLGDIGPEASKPVMEGKGLLFKIFADIDVFDIEVDATDVDKFIETVKAIAPTFGGINLEDIKAPEAFEIETRLKEELDIPVMHDDQHGTAIISAAALKNAIEITGKDITKLKIIVNGAGAAAISCTRLYLELGAVRENIIMCDSKGVIRKDRDNLTSQKAEFATHQDVNTLEEAMQNADVFIGLSTGNIVSPEMLLSMGKNPIVFAMANPVPEIEYDLAIATRDDIIMATGRSDHPNQVNNVLGFPFIFRGALDVRATKINEEMKLAAVHALADLAKKSVPEQVNIVYDEVSLNFGKEYIIPKPFDPRLIYEIPPAIAKAAMDSGVALEPISDWDAYREELMERSGSGSKEIRQIHNRAKRNKKRIVFAEADHLDVLKAAQRIQEEKLGLPILLGRKEVILELKEEIGFTADVPIFDPKTDEESERRDRFGVAYWESRQRKGRTLTEAKKLMRERNYFAAMMVNVGEADALITGYSRPYPTVIRPILESIQKDNGISKVAACNLMLTKQGPMFLADTTINLNPTAKDLVKISQMTSNLVKMFGMKPNVAMLSFSNFGSTKNESSQKIREAVSYIHRNFPNAVVDGEIQADFALNPEMLAKEFPFSKLNGKKVNVLIFPNLESANITYKLLKEMQGAESIGPVILGLSKAVHIVQLGASVDEMVNMAALACVDAQQREKK